One part of the Bacillota bacterium genome encodes these proteins:
- a CDS encoding ornithine aminomutase, giving the protein MVRRADNFEQRRKSIAGLSDDELHRRFWSATARVVDPLIELARTHTSPSIERSVLLRMGLSSLEARAIVEKCVEKGLLGKGAGNAVYRLACRRGCSINEAGADLASGRGWDEVQKEFEIQ; this is encoded by the coding sequence TTGGTCCGTCGCGCAGACAATTTCGAACAGAGGCGTAAATCCATCGCCGGCCTCTCCGATGATGAACTCCACAGGCGGTTCTGGTCAGCCACAGCGCGGGTGGTCGACCCGCTCATCGAGCTCGCGAGGACGCACACATCGCCCTCCATTGAAAGGTCGGTGCTGCTGAGGATGGGGCTCTCCAGTCTCGAAGCGCGAGCGATTGTGGAAAAGTGCGTGGAGAAAGGCCTGCTCGGAAAAGGCGCCGGAAACGCGGTCTACCGCCTGGCGTGCCGGCGGGGGTGCAGCATAAACGAAGCGGGCGCCGATCTGGCGTCCGGCAGGGGCTGGGACGAGGTGCAGAAGGAGTTTGAGATCCAATGA
- a CDS encoding PLP-dependent lyase/thiolase: MYSYQAVMARRPEIILRSVGIDYDRFSTGRLSFDYEGMMREAGYTLDEVRGIQAETGVGNTPLIELRNITRLVRSISPPGKGATILVKDEACNPSGSFKVRRASVSVYHAKRLGFKGVIAATSGNYGAAVASQAAVRGLKCIVVQEAYDSRGIGQPEIMEKARACEAYGAEVVQLSVGPELFYVFLRLLEETGYFNASLYTPFGIAGVETLGAEVVEQVRREYGRNPDAVCITHAGGGNVTGTARGILKTIAGSARPSRSARPTVIGVSVDLAGLHMASDSDFNRKSFTTGHTGFGIPFATWPDRSDVPRNAARPLRYMDRYVTVTQGEAFYATEMLASLEGLERGPAGNTSLAAAVAIAREMDGDQIIVVQETEYTGAGKHPTAQLTFARRNGVEVRRGNPAGSVPGRSIIIPEHPAQMSVRDLELDRIRASLIRNAVRNSGVSEVTVEDVRFLAEETRRDDGFVTSVLSDLGVTIAGGG; the protein is encoded by the coding sequence ATGTACAGCTACCAGGCGGTGATGGCGCGGCGGCCCGAGATCATCCTTCGTTCGGTCGGGATCGACTACGACCGGTTCTCGACAGGGCGCCTCTCGTTCGATTACGAGGGGATGATGCGCGAGGCAGGGTACACGCTGGACGAGGTGAGGGGTATCCAGGCCGAGACCGGCGTGGGCAACACACCGCTGATCGAACTCAGGAACATAACCAGGCTCGTCAGGAGCATCTCGCCCCCCGGCAAAGGTGCTACCATCCTGGTAAAGGACGAGGCGTGCAACCCCTCCGGAAGTTTCAAGGTCAGGCGCGCCAGCGTTTCAGTCTACCATGCGAAGAGGCTTGGGTTCAAGGGTGTGATAGCAGCCACAAGCGGCAACTACGGAGCCGCCGTCGCCTCGCAGGCGGCCGTCCGCGGCCTCAAGTGCATCGTTGTGCAGGAGGCGTACGACAGCCGGGGGATCGGCCAGCCCGAGATAATGGAGAAGGCCCGCGCGTGCGAGGCCTACGGCGCGGAGGTCGTGCAACTGAGCGTGGGGCCGGAGCTGTTCTACGTTTTCCTGAGGCTACTCGAGGAAACGGGCTACTTCAACGCATCGCTGTACACACCGTTCGGGATCGCGGGCGTTGAGACCCTTGGTGCCGAGGTCGTGGAGCAGGTCAGGCGGGAGTACGGGCGAAACCCGGACGCGGTCTGCATCACCCACGCCGGCGGCGGCAACGTGACCGGGACGGCGAGGGGAATACTGAAGACGATCGCCGGGAGCGCGCGTCCCAGCCGGAGCGCGCGTCCCACGGTCATCGGGGTAAGCGTCGACCTGGCGGGCCTGCACATGGCGTCGGACTCGGACTTCAACAGGAAGTCCTTTACAACCGGCCACACTGGCTTCGGCATCCCGTTCGCCACCTGGCCTGACAGGTCGGACGTCCCGCGCAACGCGGCGAGGCCACTGAGGTACATGGACAGGTATGTAACGGTGACTCAGGGCGAGGCGTTCTACGCCACCGAGATGCTCGCGTCGCTCGAGGGGCTGGAGCGGGGTCCGGCGGGCAACACGTCGCTGGCAGCCGCGGTCGCGATCGCACGGGAGATGGACGGGGACCAGATCATCGTCGTGCAGGAGACAGAATACACGGGCGCGGGGAAACACCCCACCGCGCAACTCACTTTCGCCCGGCGGAACGGGGTGGAGGTCAGGCGAGGGAATCCGGCCGGCAGCGTGCCCGGCCGCTCCATAATAATACCCGAACACCCCGCCCAGATGTCCGTCCGCGACCTGGAACTGGACCGCATCCGCGCATCGCTCATAAGGAATGCGGTCCGGAACTCGGGGGTGTCCGAGGTGACTGTGGAAGATGTGCGGTTCCTCGCCGAGGAGACCCGGAGAGACGATGGATTCGTGACCTCCGTCCTCAGTGACCTGGGCGTGACTATCGCAGGTGGGGGGTGA
- a CDS encoding 2-amino-4-ketopentanoate thiolase, with protein MGRAGDWVQVYDVLLKPGERAPQVPEDTQGVPLEMRVKGFLEHDAMLGDHATVRTMTGRLVEGTLVAINPAYPHDFGQPVLELLVAGEEFRALLEREAEAQK; from the coding sequence ATGGGCAGGGCAGGGGACTGGGTACAGGTGTATGACGTCCTGCTGAAGCCGGGCGAAAGGGCGCCGCAGGTCCCGGAGGACACGCAAGGTGTGCCGCTCGAGATGCGGGTCAAAGGGTTCCTGGAGCACGACGCCATGCTTGGAGACCACGCGACCGTGAGGACCATGACCGGCCGCCTGGTGGAAGGGACACTCGTCGCGATAAATCCCGCTTACCCCCATGATTTCGGGCAGCCGGTGCTCGAACTCCTGGTCGCGGGGGAGGAGTTTCGGGCCCTCCTGGAGCGCGAGGCGGAGGCACAGAAATGA
- a CDS encoding NADP-binding protein: MGSGVGRVLMRRPGVEIVGAIRANPLKAGMDLGEALDLDERTGVTVTTDPGTVIGKAGADIVIHSTGSFVKEVYQQLEECARASLDVISIAEEMAYPWMGSPHLAASLDATAKEHGVSILGTGVNPGFVLDALIVTLTGACTRVDRIHASRINDLSPFGPTVMRTQGVGTSPEEFQEGVKRGTIVGHIGFPESMALIARALGWRLDRVEETREPIISTVRRATPHVQVAPGMVAGCKHIGKGFVDGKEVITLEHPQQIHPEVEGIETGDYISIEGEPGINLSIKPEIPGGTGTIAVAVNMIPHVLNAPAGIVTMNDLPLPRAWMSDIREVLGVMPAYRYPGDEIVAGAGAGGAAAGGVAARPQDTTRSVGAEGITGVVD; encoded by the coding sequence ATGGGGTCGGGTGTCGGCAGGGTCCTCATGCGGCGGCCCGGCGTCGAGATCGTCGGGGCGATCAGGGCGAATCCGCTCAAGGCGGGTATGGACCTCGGCGAGGCCCTGGACCTCGACGAACGTACCGGCGTAACAGTCACTACGGACCCCGGAACGGTCATCGGCAAGGCCGGCGCGGACATCGTAATCCACTCCACCGGCTCGTTCGTGAAGGAGGTCTACCAGCAACTCGAGGAGTGCGCAAGGGCGTCCCTCGACGTGATCTCCATCGCGGAGGAGATGGCGTACCCTTGGATGGGTAGCCCTCACCTGGCCGCCTCGCTCGACGCAACGGCTAAGGAACACGGAGTTAGTATACTCGGGACGGGCGTGAACCCCGGATTCGTTCTCGACGCGCTGATTGTGACACTCACCGGCGCCTGTACCAGGGTTGACCGCATTCACGCCTCCCGGATAAACGACCTTTCACCTTTCGGGCCGACGGTCATGCGGACGCAGGGGGTGGGGACCAGCCCCGAGGAGTTCCAGGAAGGGGTCAAGCGCGGGACTATTGTGGGGCACATAGGGTTCCCCGAGTCCATGGCGCTGATAGCACGCGCCCTGGGCTGGAGACTCGACAGGGTGGAGGAAACGCGCGAGCCCATCATCTCTACCGTCCGGAGGGCTACACCGCACGTGCAAGTCGCTCCGGGCATGGTGGCGGGCTGCAAGCACATTGGGAAGGGTTTCGTGGACGGCAAGGAGGTAATTACCCTCGAACACCCGCAGCAGATACACCCCGAGGTCGAAGGCATCGAGACCGGCGACTACATAAGCATTGAGGGCGAACCGGGGATCAATCTCAGCATCAAGCCCGAAATCCCGGGCGGGACCGGCACTATCGCAGTGGCGGTGAACATGATCCCCCACGTGCTGAACGCCCCGGCGGGGATCGTCACCATGAACGACCTCCCGCTCCCGAGGGCATGGATGTCCGACATCCGCGAAGTCCTCGGGGTGATGCCGGCCTACCGCTACCCCGGTGACGAAATCGTGGCCGGGGCAGGGGCCGGCGGGGCGGCGGCCGGCGGGGTAGCGGCGCGGCCGCAGGACACCACCAGATCCGTTGGCGCCGAGGGCATAACCGGGGTGGTCGACTGA
- a CDS encoding type II toxin-antitoxin system HicA family toxin gives MCSIRSVTASCPSRPFAAKPSGSYRTVTDPSSSGNSTYVFPRGLAASSIAQYRAPSGYTFNDFRKGISRLGSVPVRHKGRHEVWRHVDEQGRVQTVCISRKHNDEIPRSLLHEMLRRASLTKDEFARALE, from the coding sequence ATCTGCTCGATTAGATCCGTTACCGCCTCATGCCCATCTCGGCCATTCGCAGCCAAGCCCAGCGGGTCATACCGCACTGTTACAGACCCATCGTCTTCGGGCAATAGTACGTACGTCTTTCCACGAGGTCTGGCCGCATCCAGTATCGCGCAGTATCGCGCGCCCTCGGGCTACACATTCAATGACTTTCGCAAGGGGATAAGTCGCCTGGGGTCCGTTCCAGTCCGCCACAAGGGGCGCCATGAAGTTTGGCGCCATGTGGATGAACAAGGCCGTGTTCAAACCGTATGCATAAGCCGAAAGCATAACGACGAGATCCCTCGCAGCCTCCTCCATGAAATGCTGCGCCGAGCCAGCCTGACCAAGGATGAGTTCGCCCGGGCGCTGGAATAA